The Algoriphagus sanaruensis genome window below encodes:
- a CDS encoding peptidylprolyl isomerase, with product MNFRNPSAFTAFILLAAWGMFAPLRSYSQDASEVIFTLGGQPVEKDELVYLLSKGQITGISGVSREEFEENLELFINFKLKVKEAESLGLDQGEEFEREFESFKESLIAPFLIKNSLEEGELRKAYARMQEIVRASHVLLQFPPNASSEDSLIVLKMALKIKSEIENGGNINELALQYSDDPSAKTNKGDLGYFTSLQMVQPFEDAAFMLQSGQVSDPVLTNYGYHIIQVRDRKANPGQVRVSHILVRFDPMDSVQELNARRKISDIYTEIQKESTIWEEIVNNFSEDLGTKENGGLLPWFGVGNMIPEFEMAAFSLTEIGEVSPPIRTQYGYHILRLEGKRPIESFEEMEESIRSRILRDSRSKMIQSQVEAIQKARYGFEEQEATVAELANTLNSVPKSQFADIAAQRNWTKTPLFTLSGKTYDFSRFLDFVQNQELIIRGSAGAFDFWYGKFVSESLSTTEEQDLEKNNKEYKMLLKEYRDGILLFSLMNQEVWQRGISDSLGQVEFFRKNIENYQWNNRVQAYIIRVLDKTQLESSRKMLENSGYNPLVIENFESQLKANHPLAFQTESGIIEYETHPVLSKADLSKSYQEIQIDGNSFQILLGEKYPAGPRKFEESRGLVIRDYQEYLDQNLTSTLKRKYPVQVNANVKEEAFLSINR from the coding sequence GAGGAGTTATTCTCAAGATGCCTCAGAAGTAATTTTTACTTTGGGAGGTCAACCCGTTGAAAAAGACGAACTCGTTTATCTTCTTTCCAAAGGCCAAATAACTGGCATCTCAGGGGTTAGCCGTGAAGAATTTGAAGAAAACCTGGAGCTTTTTATCAACTTCAAGCTGAAAGTGAAGGAGGCCGAATCCTTAGGGCTTGACCAAGGAGAGGAATTTGAGCGTGAATTTGAATCTTTCAAAGAATCGTTAATCGCTCCATTCTTGATCAAAAACTCTTTGGAGGAAGGGGAGCTGAGAAAAGCTTATGCTAGAATGCAGGAAATTGTACGCGCCAGTCACGTTCTCCTTCAATTTCCCCCAAATGCAAGTTCGGAGGATAGCCTAATCGTTCTGAAAATGGCTCTCAAAATCAAAAGCGAAATTGAAAATGGCGGAAATATCAATGAGCTTGCCCTGCAATATTCAGACGACCCATCTGCCAAAACTAATAAAGGGGACTTAGGATATTTTACAAGCCTTCAAATGGTGCAACCTTTTGAAGATGCTGCATTTATGCTTCAGTCTGGCCAAGTTTCTGATCCCGTTTTGACTAATTATGGTTACCATATCATCCAGGTTAGGGATAGAAAAGCCAATCCAGGTCAAGTTCGAGTTTCGCATATCTTGGTTCGATTTGATCCAATGGACTCTGTTCAAGAATTGAATGCGCGGAGAAAAATCTCAGACATTTATACAGAGATACAGAAGGAAAGTACGATTTGGGAGGAGATTGTCAATAACTTTTCCGAAGACCTAGGTACCAAAGAAAATGGAGGATTGCTTCCATGGTTTGGGGTAGGAAATATGATTCCTGAATTTGAGATGGCTGCTTTCAGCCTAACAGAAATTGGAGAGGTTTCCCCTCCAATTCGCACCCAATACGGCTATCATATTCTAAGATTGGAAGGCAAAAGACCGATTGAGTCATTTGAGGAAATGGAAGAAAGTATTCGGTCCCGAATTTTAAGAGACTCAAGATCAAAAATGATTCAATCTCAAGTGGAAGCCATTCAAAAAGCTAGATACGGGTTTGAAGAACAAGAGGCGACTGTGGCCGAATTGGCGAATACCCTAAATTCAGTACCCAAAAGCCAATTTGCTGATATAGCTGCACAGCGAAACTGGACCAAAACTCCCCTATTCACCTTGAGCGGAAAGACTTACGACTTTTCAAGATTCTTAGATTTCGTCCAAAATCAAGAACTAATCATTAGGGGAAGTGCGGGAGCATTCGATTTTTGGTATGGAAAATTCGTTTCCGAATCTCTCTCTACCACAGAAGAACAAGACTTAGAAAAAAACAACAAAGAGTATAAAATGCTCTTGAAGGAATATCGAGATGGAATTCTCCTCTTTTCTCTCATGAATCAGGAAGTGTGGCAGCGCGGGATTTCAGACTCCTTGGGACAAGTAGAGTTTTTTAGAAAAAACATTGAAAACTACCAGTGGAATAATCGAGTGCAAGCTTACATTATTCGAGTATTGGACAAAACTCAACTGGAATCCTCCAGAAAAATGCTGGAAAATAGTGGATATAATCCTTTGGTGATCGAGAATTTTGAATCTCAACTTAAAGCCAATCATCCACTTGCATTTCAAACGGAATCAGGGATCATCGAATATGAAACCCACCCAGTCCTCTCTAAGGCTGATCTGTCTAAATCCTACCAAGAAATTCAGATTGACGGTAATTCCTTTCAAATCCTACTTGGAGAAAAATATCCTGCTGGGCCTAGGAAATTTGAGGAATCAAGAGGTTTGGTGATTCGTGATTACCAAGAATATTTAGATCAAAATTTGACCTCCACCTTAAAAAGAAAATATCCTGTGCAGGTCAACGCTAACGTAAAAGAAGAAGCGTTTTTGTCCATCAACCGATAA
- a CDS encoding peptidylprolyl isomerase: MKLLTRLIPIVLFSSLAGLAFAQESQPTGQVLDKIVAKVDNNILLESDVQRTYIEAIGASQQGMPAPTRCQVFESLLINKLMVAKAEIDSVTVTEAEVELQVDNRFNQVLMQIGGDENMLVELYGKSADQLKSEIEEVVREQMIVDRMRRKIVEGVTVSPADVRSFFNSIPRDSLPLFTSEATVGQIVRKPEANPEVRNQIIAQLKKFKEDILAGKADFADLAKRYSEDPGSGAQGGDLGFFRRGELAPEYESTALGLKPGEISDPVETQFGYHMIQLLEIRGGSFNTRHILRIPSPTEEDIKKSERYLDSLRDQILEKKIDFAKAAKEYSQDRSTSDNGGFFVDPSNNSNRLSLRTLEDPVLYFTIDTMKVGDITHPIRFEDPREGTKVRILYYQAKYPAHRANLNDDYEKMKAAALKRKEDEILSRWFETAKEDVFIDIDPTYDRCNVLQK; this comes from the coding sequence ATGAAATTGCTCACCCGACTTATCCCAATTGTTCTGTTTTCAAGTTTGGCAGGACTTGCATTTGCGCAAGAAAGCCAACCTACAGGACAAGTATTGGATAAGATTGTAGCCAAAGTTGACAATAATATTCTCTTGGAATCAGATGTGCAAAGGACCTACATTGAAGCTATTGGAGCTTCCCAACAAGGGATGCCAGCTCCGACTCGCTGTCAGGTTTTCGAGAGCCTTTTGATCAATAAACTCATGGTTGCCAAGGCGGAAATTGATTCCGTTACTGTGACCGAAGCAGAAGTAGAATTGCAAGTTGACAACCGATTTAATCAAGTCTTGATGCAAATCGGTGGTGATGAAAATATGTTGGTGGAATTATACGGCAAATCTGCCGACCAGCTAAAATCAGAAATTGAAGAAGTTGTCCGTGAGCAGATGATCGTAGATCGGATGCGACGAAAAATTGTAGAGGGTGTTACAGTTTCACCGGCCGATGTTCGTTCCTTTTTCAATAGCATTCCTAGAGATTCCTTGCCTCTATTTACATCCGAGGCTACTGTGGGGCAAATCGTAAGAAAACCTGAAGCAAACCCTGAAGTTAGGAATCAAATTATCGCTCAACTCAAAAAGTTTAAAGAAGATATTCTGGCAGGAAAAGCTGACTTTGCGGATTTGGCCAAACGATATTCAGAAGATCCAGGCTCCGGTGCGCAAGGCGGGGATTTGGGATTTTTTCGTCGCGGGGAACTTGCTCCAGAGTATGAATCTACTGCTCTTGGACTGAAGCCAGGCGAAATCAGTGATCCTGTAGAAACTCAATTTGGGTACCACATGATTCAGCTCTTGGAAATCAGAGGCGGATCGTTCAATACTCGACATATCCTAAGGATTCCAAGTCCAACAGAAGAAGATATCAAAAAATCAGAACGATATCTAGATTCGCTTCGAGATCAAATTTTGGAAAAGAAAATAGACTTTGCCAAGGCAGCCAAGGAGTATTCTCAAGATCGATCTACTTCTGACAATGGAGGCTTTTTCGTAGACCCTTCTAATAATTCCAACAGACTATCCCTTCGTACGCTCGAAGATCCAGTATTATATTTTACGATCGACACGATGAAAGTGGGAGACATTACTCATCCCATTCGATTTGAAGATCCTAGAGAAGGAACAAAAGTTCGAATCCTCTATTATCAAGCCAAATACCCAGCTCATCGAGCCAACCTCAATGATGATTATGAAAAAATGAAGGCTGCTGCGCTCAAAAGAAAAGAGGATGAAATATTGAGCAGATGGTTTGAAACTGCCAAAGAGGATGTTTTTATCGACATTGATCCTACCTATGATCGATGCAATGTGCTCCAAAAATGA
- a CDS encoding ABC transporter ATP-binding protein — protein sequence MKPLWRLNKYLYKYKGLLLLGVVFTIISNIFVIIPAQLVRIAIDYVVESFSLYRPLERGGLGEIARENFLDYVLVFGVLILIMALLRGFFLFLIRQTIIIMSRRVEYDLKNDIFEHYQELPLSFYRKNSTGDLMARISEDVSRVRMYLGPAIMYGLNLLILFPLVIFYMVSVNAELTLYSLLPLPILSVSIYFVNNLINERSERIQKSLSTLSTYVQEAFSGIRVLKAFVREEDSAREFAKASEEYKHKSIQLTKVNALFFPLIMALVGISTIITVYVGGIQVIEGEIGYGVIAEFILYVNILTWPVTSLGWVTSIVQRAAASQVRINEFLDEKNDLLSQDNLDQEIHGEIAVEDLTFIYPDSGIKALDQISFKIKAGETLGIIGTTGSGKSTIANLLMRMYDPNAGTIQIDGIDIKSYDISSIRRQIGFVPQDVFLFSDTIANNIAFGLDHPDRDLIEKAAKDADVYTNIIDFPKGFETMLGERGITLSGGQKQRVSIARAIAKEPKILILDDCLSAVDTKTENAILTALKRIMENRTSIIISHRVSSAKLADHIIVLDDGKIIERGNHETLMAQKGVYAELFEKQTQTSESLE from the coding sequence GTGAAGCCTCTTTGGAGATTAAATAAATACCTCTACAAATACAAGGGTTTGCTGCTCTTGGGAGTAGTATTTACTATCATTTCAAACATATTCGTAATTATCCCTGCCCAACTCGTCCGAATAGCCATAGATTATGTGGTTGAGAGTTTTTCGCTTTACAGGCCTTTAGAGCGAGGGGGATTGGGAGAAATTGCCCGGGAAAATTTCCTCGATTACGTATTGGTATTTGGGGTTTTGATCTTAATCATGGCCTTATTAAGAGGCTTTTTCCTTTTCCTAATACGGCAGACGATCATCATCATGTCCAGGCGTGTGGAGTATGATTTGAAGAATGATATTTTTGAACATTATCAGGAGTTGCCTTTAAGCTTTTATCGGAAGAATAGCACAGGGGATTTGATGGCCCGAATTTCTGAAGATGTCAGTAGAGTTAGGATGTATTTAGGGCCCGCCATCATGTATGGACTAAACCTCCTCATCCTATTTCCATTGGTAATTTTTTATATGGTTTCTGTCAATGCTGAATTGACTTTGTATTCGCTTTTACCTTTACCGATACTTTCTGTCAGTATTTATTTTGTCAATAATCTGATCAATGAACGATCAGAGCGAATTCAAAAAAGTTTGTCGACGCTGAGTACGTATGTGCAGGAAGCTTTTTCAGGGATTCGAGTTCTGAAGGCCTTTGTTCGGGAGGAGGATTCGGCCCGAGAATTTGCCAAAGCCAGTGAAGAGTATAAGCATAAATCCATCCAACTAACTAAAGTAAATGCGCTCTTTTTCCCATTGATCATGGCCTTGGTTGGAATTTCCACCATCATCACCGTTTATGTAGGTGGCATCCAAGTCATTGAGGGAGAAATTGGATATGGGGTAATTGCGGAATTTATTCTCTACGTCAATATCCTGACTTGGCCTGTGACTTCCTTGGGTTGGGTGACTAGTATTGTCCAGCGAGCCGCAGCCTCTCAGGTCCGAATCAACGAGTTTTTGGATGAGAAAAACGACTTGCTTAGTCAAGATAACCTCGATCAAGAAATCCATGGAGAAATTGCTGTGGAGGATTTGACTTTTATCTACCCTGACTCAGGAATAAAAGCCTTGGATCAGATTTCATTCAAAATTAAAGCAGGGGAGACTTTAGGGATTATCGGGACGACCGGTTCTGGGAAGTCTACTATTGCCAACCTCCTGATGAGAATGTATGATCCAAATGCTGGGACGATCCAAATAGATGGCATCGACATCAAGTCCTATGATATTTCCAGCATTCGAAGACAGATCGGGTTTGTGCCTCAGGATGTTTTTTTATTCTCTGATACCATCGCAAATAATATTGCATTTGGACTTGATCATCCTGACCGAGACTTGATCGAAAAAGCAGCTAAAGATGCAGATGTCTATACGAACATCATAGATTTCCCTAAAGGATTTGAAACCATGCTCGGTGAGCGTGGGATTACACTTTCTGGAGGACAAAAGCAGCGTGTTTCGATTGCAAGGGCAATTGCTAAAGAACCCAAAATCCTGATCCTTGATGACTGTTTGTCGGCAGTGGATACAAAAACAGAAAACGCAATTTTAACCGCCTTAAAACGAATCATGGAAAATAGAACCTCGATCATTATATCGCATCGGGTTTCTTCCGCCAAGCTGGCTGATCACATTATTGTGTTGGATGACGGAAAAATCATTGAGCGTGGAAATCATGAGACTCTTATGGCTCAGAAAGGGGTTTACGCAGAGCTCTTTGAAAAACAAACTCAAACTTCAGAGTCCTTGGAATGA
- a CDS encoding Glu/Leu/Phe/Val dehydrogenase dimerization domain-containing protein codes for MLEINATETVQEGSIFGQITTMDHEQLVICHDQATGLKALIGIHNTVLGPALGGTRMWPYATEQEAITDVLRLSRGMTFKNALAGLNLGGGKAVIIGDPKLKNEAFLRRFGRFVESVGGRYVTAEDVNMKTSDMEYIAMETRHVTGLPQIKGGAGDPSPVTAFGVYMGMKAAAKKAFGSDSLQKKKIAVQGVGQVGKYLIDYLVKEGAEIMITDIFEDKLKAIAKETGATVVDPNVIYDLPMDIYAPCALGATINDQTIDRLKCKVIAGGANNQLKDEAKHGKILMEKGIIYAPDFLINAGGVINVGAEYYGDYHKDLVFAQTEKIYDTCMSILDKSEKENIPAQQAAIEAAKARIEAIGRVKLPF; via the coding sequence ATGTTAGAGATTAATGCGACCGAAACGGTGCAAGAAGGATCAATCTTCGGACAAATCACCACCATGGATCATGAGCAGCTCGTGATCTGCCACGACCAAGCAACAGGCCTCAAAGCCCTAATTGGAATTCACAACACAGTCCTCGGTCCTGCTTTGGGTGGTACCCGCATGTGGCCTTACGCCACTGAACAGGAAGCGATCACTGATGTCTTACGACTTTCTAGAGGCATGACCTTTAAGAATGCACTTGCCGGACTTAATCTAGGTGGTGGCAAGGCTGTGATTATTGGAGATCCAAAACTTAAGAATGAAGCATTTTTAAGAAGATTTGGACGTTTTGTAGAAAGTGTTGGCGGAAGATATGTGACGGCTGAAGACGTAAACATGAAGACTTCTGACATGGAGTATATCGCCATGGAAACTCGTCACGTGACAGGCCTACCTCAAATCAAAGGTGGCGCAGGTGATCCATCTCCAGTCACTGCCTTTGGTGTGTACATGGGGATGAAAGCTGCTGCCAAAAAAGCCTTTGGTTCTGACTCGCTTCAAAAAAAGAAAATTGCCGTGCAAGGTGTGGGACAGGTTGGAAAATACTTGATCGACTATTTAGTCAAAGAAGGCGCTGAAATCATGATTACAGACATCTTTGAGGATAAATTAAAAGCCATTGCCAAGGAAACTGGAGCAACTGTGGTTGATCCAAATGTGATTTATGATCTTCCGATGGATATTTATGCTCCTTGCGCGCTAGGAGCTACTATCAACGATCAGACCATTGACCGATTGAAATGTAAAGTGATCGCTGGAGGAGCAAATAATCAGTTGAAAGACGAAGCCAAACATGGTAAAATCCTTATGGAAAAAGGCATCATTTACGCCCCCGATTTCCTCATCAATGCAGGTGGAGTAATCAATGTAGGTGCTGAATACTACGGAGATTATCACAAGGATTTGGTTTTCGCACAAACTGAAAAAATCTATGATACCTGTATGAGCATCTTGGACAAATCCGAAAAAGAAAATATTCCAGCTCAACAAGCTGCTATTGAAGCTGCAAAAGCTAGAATAGAAGCCATAGGACGAGTAAAACTGCCTTTCTAA